The Pseudomonadota bacterium DNA window GAAGCCCTGACCCGGAGCGACCGCGTGGTGCTGCTGCCGCACGTCGGCAGCGCAACGGTCGAGACCCGCCGTGCGATGGGCGACCTCACCGTCGACAACCTCCTGAGCTGGCGGCGCGACGGCGCCGTGTTGACGCCGGTGCCCGAGTGCGCCGCGCACTGAGCGGCGCCGTGGCCTAGTCGGGTTGCGCGGCCGCGCGCCGCGTGCCCTCCAGTGCGGCCACCGCCGCCCCCGCCAACACGAGAGGTGCCGCCAACAGGAAGCTCGTGGAGAGAGGCAACCGAAAGATCAGAAGGTCGGCCAACAGCGGCCACAGCAGTGCGAGGTACTCGAACGGCGCCAGGCGGGACGCTTCGGCGTAGCGAAACGACAGTGTCATCGCGATGTGGGCGAATCCCCCGAACAACCCTGCGCTCACCAGCAACAGCAAGGTGCTCCCCTCAGCCCACACCCACCCGAGCGGTACCGTGAACATCGATCCCACCATGGACGCCAGTACGAAGTAGAGTGCAATGGCACCCGGACTCTCTGTCTTGTTCAGGCTGCGTACCATGATCAAGGCAAGGGCTGACAACGCGGCCGATGCCAGACCGAGCGCGATACCGAGCAGTCGCGTGCGCTCCAGTTCGCCACCGCCAAGCTCGGGCCACACGAGCATCAGCACACCGCTGAAACCCAGAATCAACCCGGCCACACGCCACACGGTCAACCGCTCTGACAACAGGATAACCGCTGCCACGGCAGTGAGCATGGGCGAGAGCTGCGCAATCAGAATGGCCTCGGCGATGTTGAGCCGGGCGAGGGCCGCGAATGCGGCAAACAACGCGAGTGCACCGAAGCTGGAGCGAAGAAAGTGATCGAACGGGCGCCGGGTCGCGAGCCCACCCGGAAACTCGTTGCGCCACCACAAGAAGAGAACCAGTGGGATCAAGGCAAAGAACGAGCGGAAAAACACGATTTCGCCGAGCGGCACATCCTCACTGACCGCTTTGACACTCACATACATGCCTGCCATGAACACGCCGGACAGAATGCGCAGCCCGATTCCGACTCCGGGTTGATCA harbors:
- a CDS encoding DMT family transporter yields the protein MSLSDQPGVGIGLRILSGVFMAGMYVSVKAVSEDVPLGEIVFFRSFFALIPLVLFLWWRNEFPGGLATRRPFDHFLRSSFGALALFAAFAALARLNIAEAILIAQLSPMLTAVAAVILLSERLTVWRVAGLILGFSGVLMLVWPELGGGELERTRLLGIALGLASAALSALALIMVRSLNKTESPGAIALYFVLASMVGSMFTVPLGWVWAEGSTLLLLVSAGLFGGFAHIAMTLSFRYAEASRLAPFEYLALLWPLLADLLIFRLPLSTSFLLAAPLVLAGAAVAALEGTRRAAAQPD